A genome region from Acyrthosiphon pisum isolate AL4f unplaced genomic scaffold, pea_aphid_22Mar2018_4r6ur Scaffold_15001;HRSCAF=15654, whole genome shotgun sequence includes the following:
- the LOC107885797 gene encoding uncharacterized protein LOC107885797 yields MVFGKLFQIIKNCILKIITRFFQQALVVNGRSVGVIFANMDAVNKYREELATVTLVGIDGTFKTVPRVPADLKCFLTIQVVFKSVSFPMVYALLGSMTEEVYAALFDI; encoded by the exons ATGGTATTT ggtAAACTgttccaaattattaaaaattgtattttaaaaattattactaggTTCTTTCAACAAGCATTGGTCGTCAATGGAAGGAGTGTTGGTGTGATCTTTGCGAACATGGATGCAGTCAACAAATACAGAGAAGAATTGGCCACTGTGACATTGGTTGGGATTGATGGGACGTTCAAGACTGTGCCTCGTGTTCCAGCAGATTTGAAATGTTTCCTTACTATCCAGGTGGTTTTCAAAAGTGTA tccTTTCCAATGGTCTATGCTCTACTGGGGAGCATGACTGAAGAAGTCTATGCGGCTCTGTTTGATATT